One genomic window of Ziziphus jujuba cultivar Dongzao chromosome 4, ASM3175591v1 includes the following:
- the LOC107415098 gene encoding uncharacterized protein LOC107415098, with amino-acid sequence MGTLVGHVAPGFGFFIIGLWHLINHIKLHVMRPNSYTAPSWFPTSRYRYLELYLIMAGSCASIAMELFIGPERHQPFDSDGTIPSNHLHNFEHSSISMTFLVYAVFAVVLDRLRPKAQHELTQLLGGIAFAQQLLLFHLHSADHMGPEGQYHLLLQLVVLVSLTTTLMSIGLANSFVVSFVRSLSIFFQGLWFMVMGFMLWTPELIPKGCYIHLEEGHHVVRCTGEKALHRAKALVNLQFSWYLIGTAVFGVSLYLVMVKLYGENNNNKVEYFSLTRELEDQEGEDSDDVESQKTATTHGASLNYVHMSHGPKDIERQLLGYTSDLLQSEMPELAVGDRFDN; translated from the exons ATGGGAACTTTGGTTGGTCATGTGGCACCGGGTTTTGGCTTCTTCATCATTGGTTTATGGCACCTCATCAATCATATCAAGCTCCATGTTATGCGTCCAAACTCCTATACGGCACCGTCTTGGTTCCCCACCTCCAGATACAGGTATTTGGAGCTCTACTTGATTATGGCTGGTTCTTGTGCCTCTATAGCCATGGAGCTCTTCATCGGACCCGAACGCCACCAACCGTTCGATTCCGACGGAACCATCCCTTCCAACCATCTCCACAATTTCGAGCACTCTTCCATTTCCATGACCTTCCTTGTGTACGCGGTGTTCGCCGTCGTTTTGGATAGGCTCCGGCCCAAAGCCCAACATGAGTTGACCCAATTACTGGGTGGCATAGCTTTCGCCCAGCAGCTTCTTCTGTTCCACCTTCACTCCGCCGATCATATGGGACCCGAAGGCCAATACCACTTGCTTCTGCAGCTGGTGGTTTTGGTGTCTTTAACCACTACCCTCATGTCCATTGGGCTCGCAAACAGCTTCGTGGTGAGTTTCGTGAGGTCTCTCAGCATTTTCTTCCAAGGTTTGTGGTTCATGGTTATGGGTTTCATGTTGTGGACCCCAGAATTGATACCGAAAGGTTGCTACATCCACTTGGAGGAAGGTCACCATGTGGTGAGGTGCACCGGAGAAAAAGCACTTCACCGAGCCAAGGCTCTGGTTAACCTTCAATTCAGTTGGTACTTGATTGGAACAGCCGTCTTTGGGGTTTCCCTATACTTGGTTATGGTTAAACTTTAcggtgaaaataataataataaggtggAATATTTTTCACTGACAAGGGAATTAGAAGACCAAGAAGGAGAAGACTCGGATGACGTTGAATCCCAAAAGACGGCTACTACACATGGAGCCTCCTTGAACTATGTTCATATGAGCCACGGGCCCAAAGACATAGAgag GCAGCTGTTAGGATACACGTCAGACCTGTTACAAAGTGAAATGCCAGAGCTGGCTGTTGGCGATAGATTTGATAATTAG
- the LOC125421922 gene encoding uncharacterized protein LOC125421922, with product MGTLVGHVAPGFGFFVIGLWHLLNHIKLHVMRPDSYTSPSWFPTSKYRYLELYSIMAGSCASIVMELFIGPERHQPFNPDGTIPSNHLHNLEHSSISITFFVYAAFAIVLDRTRPKAHLELTQLLGAVAFGQQLLLFHLHSADHKGPEGQYHLLLQLVIVACLITTGMSIGFPKSFSVSFVRSLGILFQGLWLMVMGFMLWIPEVMPKGCHLKLEKGHHVVRCTGDEALHRAKALINIQFSWCFIGVAIFGVSLYLVMVKVYEEYICVSKREEQQVVVEEEDYSDDVESQKTSSRLHSYHQITS from the coding sequence ATGGGAACTTTGGTAGGGCATGTCGCTCCCGGTTTTGGTTTCTTCGTCATTGGATTATGGCACCTTCTTAATCACATCAAGCTCCATGTTATGCGTCCAGACTCCTATACGTCGCCATCTTGGTTCCCCACCTCCAAATACAGGTATTTGGAGCTCTACTCGATTATGGCAGGTTCTTGTGCCTCCATAGTCATGGAGCTTTTCATTGGCCCCGAACGACACCAACCTTTTAACCCCGACGGAACCATCCCTTCCAACCATCTCCACAACCTGGAGCACTCTTCCATCTCCATCACCTTCTTCGTCTACGCGGCGTTCGCCATCGTTCTCGATCGAACCAGGCCCAAGGCCCATTTGGAGTTGACTCAGTTGTTGGGTGCCGTAGCATTCGGGCAACAGCTTCTTCTGTTCCACCTGCACTCTGCGGACCACAAGGGACCCGAAGGACAATACCACCTGCTTCTGCAGCTGGTGATCGTTGCGTGTTTAATAACGACTGGGATGTCGATTGGGTTCCCGAAGAGTTTCTCTGTGAGCTTTGTGAGGTCGCTCGGCATTTTGTTTCAGGGCTTGTGGCTGATGGTGATGGGATTCATGCTGTGGATTCCGGAGGTGATGCCCAAAGGGTGCCATCTGAAGTTGGAAAAGGGTCACCATGTGGTGAGGTGTACCGGAGATGAAGCGCTTCACCGAGCCAAGGCTCTTATAAATATCCAGTTCAGTTGGTGCTTCATCGGAGTAGCCATTTTCGGGGTTTCTCTCTACTTGGTTATGGTTAAAGTTTACGaagaatatatatgtgtgaGTAAAAGGGAAGAGCAACAGGTagtagtagaagaagaagactaCTCGGATGACGTTGAATCCCAAAAGACAAGTAGTAGATTACATTCATATCACCAAATCACCTCTTAG